The Nomascus leucogenys isolate Asia chromosome 16, Asia_NLE_v1, whole genome shotgun sequence genome includes a region encoding these proteins:
- the PENK gene encoding proenkephalin-A isoform X2 — MECEGKLPSLKIWETCKELLQLSKPELPQDGTSTLRESSKPEESHLLAKRYGGFMKRYGGFMKKMDELYPMEPEEEANGSEILAKRYGGFMKKDAEEDDSLANSSDLLKELLETGDNRERSHHQDGSDNEEEVSKRYGGFMRGLKRSPQMEDEAKELQKRYGGFMRRVGRPEWWMDYQKRYGGFLKRFAEALPSDEEGESYSKEVPEMEKRYGGFMRF, encoded by the coding sequence ATGGAATGTGAAGGAAAACTGCCTTCTCTGAAAATTTGGGAAACCTGCAAGGAGCTCCTACAGCTGTCCAAACCAGAGCTTCCTCAAGATGGCACCAGCACCCTCAGAGAAAGCAGCAAACCTGAAGAGAGCCATTTGCTAGCCAAAAGGTATGGGGGCTTCATGAAAAGGTATGGAGGCTTCATGAAGAAAATGGATGAGCTTTATCCCATGGAGCCAGAAGAAGAGGCCAATGGAAGTGAGATCCTCGCCAAGCGGTATGGGGGCTTCATGAAGAAGGATGCAGAGGAGGACGACTCGCTGGCCAATTCCTCAGACCTGCTAAAAGAGCTTCTGGAAACAGGGGACAACCGAGAGCGTAGCCACCACCAGGATGGCAGTGATAATGAGGAAGAAGTGAGCAAGAGATATGGGGGCTTCATGAGAGGCTTAAAGAGAAGCCCCCAAATGGAAGATGAAGCCAAAGAGCTGCAGAAGCGATATGGGGGCTTCATGAGAAGAGTGGGTCGCCCGGAGTGGTGGATGGACTACCAGAAACGGTATGGAGGCTTCCTGAAGCGCTTTGCTGAGGCTCTGCCCTCCGACGAAGAAGGCGAAAGTTACTCCAAAGAAGTTCCCGAAATGGAAAAAAGATACGGAGGATTTATGAGATTTTAA
- the PENK gene encoding proenkephalin-A isoform X1: MARFLRLCTWLLLLGPGLLATVRAECSQDCATCSYRLARPADINFLACIMECEGKLPSLKIWETCKELLQLSKPELPQDGTSTLRESSKPEESHLLAKRYGGFMKRYGGFMKKMDELYPMEPEEEANGSEILAKRYGGFMKKDAEEDDSLANSSDLLKELLETGDNRERSHHQDGSDNEEEVSKRYGGFMRGLKRSPQMEDEAKELQKRYGGFMRRVGRPEWWMDYQKRYGGFLKRFAEALPSDEEGESYSKEVPEMEKRYGGFMRF, translated from the exons ATGGCGCGGTTCCTGAGACTTTGCACTTGGCTGCTGTTGCTCGGCCCCGGGCTCCTGGCGACCGTGCGGGCAGAATGTAGCCAGGATTGCGCGACGTGCAGCTACCGCCTAGCGCGCCCGGCCGACATCAACTTCCTG GCTTGCATAATGGAATGTGAAGGAAAACTGCCTTCTCTGAAAATTTGGGAAACCTGCAAGGAGCTCCTACAGCTGTCCAAACCAGAGCTTCCTCAAGATGGCACCAGCACCCTCAGAGAAAGCAGCAAACCTGAAGAGAGCCATTTGCTAGCCAAAAGGTATGGGGGCTTCATGAAAAGGTATGGAGGCTTCATGAAGAAAATGGATGAGCTTTATCCCATGGAGCCAGAAGAAGAGGCCAATGGAAGTGAGATCCTCGCCAAGCGGTATGGGGGCTTCATGAAGAAGGATGCAGAGGAGGACGACTCGCTGGCCAATTCCTCAGACCTGCTAAAAGAGCTTCTGGAAACAGGGGACAACCGAGAGCGTAGCCACCACCAGGATGGCAGTGATAATGAGGAAGAAGTGAGCAAGAGATATGGGGGCTTCATGAGAGGCTTAAAGAGAAGCCCCCAAATGGAAGATGAAGCCAAAGAGCTGCAGAAGCGATATGGGGGCTTCATGAGAAGAGTGGGTCGCCCGGAGTGGTGGATGGACTACCAGAAACGGTATGGAGGCTTCCTGAAGCGCTTTGCTGAGGCTCTGCCCTCCGACGAAGAAGGCGAAAGTTACTCCAAAGAAGTTCCCGAAATGGAAAAAAGATACGGAGGATTTATGAGATTTTAA